The Dendrosporobacter quercicolus genome window below encodes:
- a CDS encoding cytidylyltransferase domain-containing protein, whose amino-acid sequence MNIVIIVQARMTSTRLPGKVLKKVLGKPLLEYQLERLSRVENADGIVIATTTNHTDDPVVELCQRLQIPFWRGAEEDVLARYYEAANYFRADVVVRVTADCPVIDPAIVRKAIACYMENKQCYDYVRLENYPRGLDTEVFPASVLADCYHEASAQPDREHVTPFIYRHPERYRVKKLYCKQDYSHHRWTVDTPEDFELIRRIIAELYSVKPEFGLADMLAVIAEHPYWCEINKAVQQKTYGQ is encoded by the coding sequence ATGAATATAGTGATCATTGTTCAGGCTAGAATGACCTCAACCCGATTACCCGGTAAAGTGCTGAAAAAAGTTTTGGGAAAACCGTTATTGGAGTATCAGCTAGAACGACTTAGTCGTGTTGAAAATGCAGACGGGATTGTAATTGCCACAACCACTAACCATACAGACGATCCGGTTGTGGAACTTTGCCAGAGATTACAAATCCCTTTTTGGCGGGGGGCGGAAGAAGATGTTCTTGCGCGGTATTATGAAGCGGCCAATTATTTCAGAGCGGATGTTGTTGTCCGGGTAACGGCGGACTGTCCCGTGATTGATCCGGCGATAGTAAGAAAAGCGATCGCCTGCTATATGGAAAACAAACAGTGTTATGATTATGTCCGGCTGGAAAACTATCCAAGGGGATTAGATACGGAAGTGTTCCCGGCATCTGTTTTGGCGGATTGTTATCATGAGGCAAGTGCACAGCCTGACAGGGAGCATGTAACGCCATTTATTTACCGGCACCCAGAAAGGTATCGCGTAAAGAAACTTTATTGTAAACAAGACTATAGCCATCATCGCTGGACGGTCGACACGCCGGAGGATTTTGAGCTTATCCGCCGGATTATTGCTGAACTCTATTCGGTTAAGCCTGAGTTTGGCCTTGCTGATATGTTGGCAGTGATAGCGGAGCATCCTTATTGGTGCGAAATTAATAAAGCTGTTCAGCAGAAGACATATGGACAATAA
- a CDS encoding cytidylyltransferase domain-containing protein: MKVVAFLPAKGSSERVENKNTKLLDGKPLFLHTLEKLMHCDFIDEVYLDSESEEIFALASNVNAKFLRRDRTLASNKTDGHQLFHNEAKKVSADIYIQILCTSPFIKIETIKKGVEVLKNSSNYDSVVLMRKEKQYLWSNGQPLYDKDHIPNSIDLPDSIIETMGLYIVRKEIALSKKMRFGDNVFFLEADATEAIDVNYPDDFILASFIAAGMREKERQLFKNLNSLLTSSILSDILDDLGMPDNITSKLSLNLPNKKILGRAKTLKLRRLEENEDYQGIYRALDSYATIIPNDIIVVENECSEFAYFGELNANLAIRAGAVAAIIDGKTRDTKGVSDLDFPVFAKQTTCKDVRKRATVESINKKISLCGIEVTPGDLIFGDNDGIVVIPSKYETLIINKALETLNKEKNVLLHITTGYSTDNILKNTGGF; encoded by the coding sequence ATGAAAGTTGTAGCTTTTTTACCTGCGAAGGGCTCAAGTGAGCGTGTTGAAAATAAAAATACGAAACTTTTAGATGGGAAGCCTTTATTTTTGCATACACTAGAAAAACTTATGCATTGTGATTTTATTGATGAAGTTTATTTAGATTCCGAGTCAGAAGAAATCTTTGCTTTAGCCTCTAATGTCAATGCTAAGTTTTTGCGACGAGATAGAACTTTGGCATCAAATAAGACAGATGGTCATCAATTGTTTCATAATGAAGCGAAGAAAGTTAGTGCGGATATTTACATTCAAATACTTTGTACTAGCCCGTTTATTAAAATTGAAACAATTAAAAAAGGGGTTGAAGTTTTAAAGAATTCTTCAAATTATGATTCAGTTGTGTTAATGAGAAAAGAAAAACAATATCTCTGGAGTAATGGTCAGCCGTTATATGATAAGGATCATATCCCCAATAGCATCGATTTACCTGATAGTATAATTGAAACAATGGGTTTATATATTGTCCGTAAAGAAATTGCCTTATCAAAAAAAATGAGATTTGGCGACAATGTTTTCTTCTTAGAGGCCGATGCGACAGAAGCAATTGATGTAAATTATCCTGATGATTTTATTTTGGCAAGTTTTATAGCGGCAGGAATGCGTGAAAAGGAAAGACAACTTTTTAAAAACTTAAATAGTCTGCTGACGAGTAGCATACTTTCAGATATTTTAGATGATTTAGGCATGCCAGATAATATTACTAGTAAATTAAGCCTTAACTTACCCAATAAAAAGATTTTGGGAAGAGCAAAGACTTTAAAGTTAAGAAGGTTAGAAGAAAATGAAGATTATCAAGGGATTTACAGGGCATTGGATTCTTACGCAACCATTATCCCTAATGATATAATTGTGGTAGAAAATGAATGCTCTGAATTTGCTTATTTCGGAGAATTGAATGCAAACCTGGCAATAAGGGCAGGTGCTGTTGCAGCAATAATAGATGGGAAAACACGTGATACTAAAGGAGTCAGCGATTTGGATTTTCCTGTTTTTGCAAAACAGACAACTTGTAAAGATGTAAGGAAAAGAGCAACGGTAGAAAGTATAAATAAAAAAATTTCTTTATGTGGAATTGAGGTTACACCTGGAGATTTAATTTTTGGTGATAACGACGGGATCGTAGTAATCCCTTCTAAATATGAAACTTTAATCATAAATAAAGCATTGGAAACGCTTAATAAAGAAAAAAATGTGTTATTGCATATCACAACGGGTTATAGCACTGATAATATTTTAAAGAATACGGGAGGGTTTTAA
- a CDS encoding TylF/MycF/NovP-related O-methyltransferase — translation MIQLPNFSNPYEYENNFYFTCDSSRLGKIFAHYELFKKVLDVPGEIVEFGVFKGASFLRLAMIRELLGAKFSKKIIGFDTFGEFPETNYQEDVLFRKKFLENAGTQSISKEQLEEILQKKEILRSIELIQGNILHTLPNYIMNNPHFKISFLNLDTDIYEPAICVLENCWNRIVRGGVLVLDDYCFFAGENKAVDDFFEDKDVQIKCFAFAKSPSYIIKK, via the coding sequence ATGATACAATTGCCGAATTTTTCGAATCCGTATGAATATGAAAACAATTTTTATTTTACCTGTGATAGTTCAAGGTTAGGAAAAATTTTTGCCCACTATGAATTGTTTAAGAAAGTCTTGGATGTTCCTGGCGAGATAGTGGAGTTTGGCGTATTTAAAGGCGCGTCATTTTTGCGGTTGGCTATGATACGAGAATTATTAGGTGCAAAGTTTTCAAAAAAAATAATTGGATTCGACACATTTGGGGAATTTCCTGAAACAAATTATCAAGAAGATGTGCTATTTAGAAAAAAATTTCTGGAAAACGCAGGTACTCAAAGTATTTCCAAAGAGCAATTGGAAGAGATTCTACAAAAAAAAGAGATTCTTCGTTCTATAGAATTGATTCAAGGCAATATTTTACATACCTTGCCTAATTATATAATGAATAATCCTCACTTTAAGATTTCATTTTTGAATTTAGATACCGATATATACGAGCCAGCAATATGCGTATTAGAAAATTGTTGGAATAGAATAGTTCGTGGAGGCGTACTGGTTTTGGATGATTATTGTTTTTTTGCAGGAGAGAATAAAGCAGTAGATGACTTTTTTGAGGATAAAGATGTGCAGATAAAATGTTTTGCTTTTGCAAAATCTCCAAGTTATATTATAAAAAAATAA
- the pseC gene encoding UDP-4-amino-4,6-dideoxy-N-acetyl-beta-L-altrosamine transaminase yields the protein MAFIPYARQCVDKDDIQAVVDILQSDWLTQGPAVERFEQAVAEYCGVEHAVAVNSATAALHIACLAAGLGDGDSLWTSPNTFVASANCGLYCGSKVDFVDIDPLTYNLSPKELEQKLSNGQAARDLPKVVIPVHFAGDSCDMAAIHSLARQYHFTVIEDASHAIGGRYKDKAIGCCAYSDMTVFSFHPVKIVTTGEGGMVVTNRRDLYEKLLLLRSHGVTRDESQMTMSGQGPWYYEQIDLGFNYRITDIQAALGWSQLKKIDEFVARRQTIAGHYDEGLAGMPLTFQQRRSDIYSAFHLYVIRLKSGEIKKSHRQVFEELRQAGIGVNLHYIPVHLQPYYQQRGFCAGDFPQAEQYYREAISLPMYYLLSEEDQKYVINTIRQVLA from the coding sequence ATGGCTTTTATTCCTTATGCCAGGCAATGTGTGGATAAAGATGATATTCAGGCAGTGGTTGATATTTTACAGTCCGACTGGCTGACACAGGGACCGGCGGTTGAGCGGTTTGAGCAGGCGGTTGCCGAATATTGCGGTGTTGAGCATGCTGTGGCAGTGAATAGTGCTACTGCTGCTTTGCATATAGCTTGCTTGGCCGCTGGACTGGGAGACGGGGATAGTTTATGGACTTCGCCCAATACCTTTGTCGCTTCAGCCAACTGCGGACTATATTGTGGGTCTAAAGTGGATTTTGTTGATATTGACCCTTTAACTTATAATTTAAGTCCGAAAGAGTTGGAGCAGAAATTAAGTAATGGACAGGCCGCCAGGGATTTACCTAAGGTCGTTATCCCGGTCCATTTTGCCGGGGACTCCTGTGATATGGCGGCAATTCACAGTTTGGCGCGACAATATCATTTTACCGTTATCGAAGATGCTTCCCATGCTATTGGCGGGAGGTATAAGGATAAAGCGATTGGCTGTTGCGCCTATTCGGATATGACTGTTTTTAGTTTCCACCCGGTCAAAATCGTAACTACAGGTGAAGGCGGAATGGTAGTTACAAACCGGCGGGATTTATACGAGAAACTCTTGCTGCTGCGCAGCCATGGCGTTACGCGGGATGAGTCGCAAATGACTATGTCCGGTCAGGGTCCGTGGTATTACGAGCAGATTGATTTAGGATTTAATTATCGTATCACCGATATCCAGGCCGCACTGGGCTGGAGCCAATTGAAAAAGATCGACGAGTTTGTTGCGCGGCGTCAGACAATTGCAGGGCACTATGACGAGGGATTGGCTGGGATGCCGCTAACCTTTCAACAGAGAAGGTCTGACATTTATTCTGCGTTTCACCTCTATGTTATTCGGCTGAAATCCGGTGAAATAAAAAAATCCCACCGGCAGGTATTTGAGGAATTACGGCAGGCCGGTATTGGCGTTAATCTCCATTATATCCCAGTCCATTTACAGCCCTACTATCAGCAAAGGGGGTTCTGCGCGGGAGATTTTCCGCAGGCTGAACAGTATTATCGTGAGGCGATCAGCCTGCCTATGTATTACTTATTAAGTGAAGAAGATCAAAAGTATGTAATTAACACAATAAGACAGGTGTTAGCATGA
- the pseB gene encoding UDP-N-acetylglucosamine 4,6-dehydratase (inverting), protein MFNQKTILITGGTGSFGRDCVKALLDRYKPKKVIIFSRDELKQYEMAQQFGSPVMRYFIGDVRDVQRLIQAFNGVDYVIHAAALKQVPVAEYNPMECVKTNINGAENVIRAALDTGVKRVIALSTDKAANPVNLYGATKLVSDKLFVAANNIAGGHATRFAVVRYGNVLGSRGSVVPFFRKLVAEGAHTLPITDATMTRFWITLSQGVEFVLKAFQRMQGGEVFVPKIPSSKIIDLAKAVAPGLSQTIIGIRPGEKLHETMCPADDSHLTWEFDDHYVIQPAITFVEPVSYAVNKLGEKGNKVEKGFEYNSGTNPNLLTVEEIREMI, encoded by the coding sequence TTGTTTAATCAGAAAACGATATTGATTACCGGTGGTACAGGCTCGTTTGGGCGGGATTGCGTTAAGGCATTGCTGGATCGGTATAAACCCAAAAAAGTAATTATTTTTTCCCGGGATGAATTAAAACAGTACGAGATGGCACAGCAGTTCGGCTCACCGGTGATGCGTTATTTTATTGGCGATGTCCGTGATGTACAGCGATTGATTCAGGCTTTTAACGGTGTAGATTATGTCATCCACGCTGCTGCACTTAAACAGGTGCCGGTTGCTGAATATAATCCGATGGAGTGCGTTAAAACCAACATTAACGGTGCGGAAAATGTTATTCGGGCAGCTTTGGACACCGGGGTGAAAAGAGTAATAGCGCTTTCTACCGATAAGGCGGCTAATCCGGTGAATCTGTATGGAGCCACCAAACTGGTGTCAGATAAATTGTTTGTGGCAGCGAATAATATTGCCGGTGGACATGCCACGCGTTTTGCGGTGGTTCGTTATGGCAATGTACTAGGGTCGCGCGGCTCAGTGGTACCGTTTTTTAGAAAGCTGGTTGCCGAGGGAGCACATACTTTGCCGATTACCGATGCTACAATGACCCGTTTCTGGATCACTCTTTCTCAAGGGGTGGAATTTGTATTGAAGGCATTTCAGCGGATGCAGGGCGGTGAGGTTTTTGTGCCCAAAATTCCATCAAGCAAAATTATTGATTTGGCTAAAGCCGTTGCCCCGGGACTATCACAGACCATTATTGGCATCCGTCCAGGCGAGAAATTGCATGAAACCATGTGTCCGGCTGACGACAGTCACTTGACCTGGGAATTTGATGATCACTATGTCATTCAGCCAGCCATTACATTTGTTGAGCCAGTTAGTTATGCAGTAAATAAGCTGGGTGAAAAAGGCAACAAGGTGGAGAAGGGATTTGAATATAATTCCGGAACCAATCCTAACTTGTTGACAGTGGAAGAAATCCGGGAGATGATTTAA